The following proteins come from a genomic window of Oncorhynchus mykiss isolate Arlee chromosome 19, USDA_OmykA_1.1, whole genome shotgun sequence:
- the LOC118941476 gene encoding uncharacterized protein LOC118941476 isoform X2 codes for MGSTGSRSRLSQVAPCHSQTEGDLDQQASHPTSHWTIPAIPTPLEHQHEPLGHRRTTQLPPLKLENPATFPPLSTVSSYVSSSLPQSQINIWGPSIIHPQPPRRLQGRDRRDGGVLHFSTPSQGAHGGTGRLPQGGLLEAQMVLSQQAQQRQRAHQRQVREQREHERIFYTDNFGAPSSKGIHGGPTLRKTLPWMLDWKTEKQGDPVPKHLNSLGDSERASRWDMRPRPLIDWQRWDFG; via the exons ATGGGCTCTACAGGCTCCAGGTCCAGGCTCAGTCAGGTGGCCCCGTGTCACAGTCAGACAGAGGGAGACCTGGACCAGCAGGCCAGTCATCCCACTTCACATTGGACCATCCCTGCCATACCAACCCCACTGGAGCATCAACATGAGCCGCTGGGACATAGGAGGACTACCCAGCTGCCCCCACTGAAACTGGAAAACCCTGCAACCTTCCCACCGCTATCTACAG tatcaTCATATGTATCAAGCAGCCTCCCACAAAGTCAAATCAACATTTGGGGTCCAAGCATCATTCATCCTCAGCCACCACGGAGACTACAG GGCAGGGACCGGAGAGATGGGGGTGTCCTCCACTTTTCTACACCCAGCCAGGGGGCACACGGTGGCACCGGCCGCCTGCCGCAG GGAGGTCTCCTGGAGGCACAGATGGTCCTCAGTCAACAGGCccagcagagacagagagcccaCCAGAGACAAGTCAGAGAACAGCGGGAGCACGAGAGGATCTTCTATACAGATAATT TTGGAGCACCAAGCAGCAAAGGGATACATGGTGGACCGACTTTGAGGAAAACCTTACCTTGGATGCTGGACTGGAAGACAGAGAAACAAGGAGATCCAGTTCCCAAACACTTGAACTCTTTAGGGGATAGTGAGAGGGCTAGTAGGTGGGACATGAGGCCCAGGCCTCTGATAGACTGGCAGAGGTGGGACtttggttga
- the LOC118941476 gene encoding uncharacterized protein LOC118941476 isoform X1, whose amino-acid sequence MGSTGSRSRLSQVAPCHSQTEGDLDQQASHPTSHWTIPAIPTPLEHQHEPLGHRRTTQLPPLKLENPATFPPLSTVSSYVSSSLPQSQINIWGPSIIHPQPPRRLQVRTGRDRRDGGVLHFSTPSQGAHGGTGRLPQGGLLEAQMVLSQQAQQRQRAHQRQVREQREHERIFYTDNFGAPSSKGIHGGPTLRKTLPWMLDWKTEKQGDPVPKHLNSLGDSERASRWDMRPRPLIDWQRWDFG is encoded by the exons ATGGGCTCTACAGGCTCCAGGTCCAGGCTCAGTCAGGTGGCCCCGTGTCACAGTCAGACAGAGGGAGACCTGGACCAGCAGGCCAGTCATCCCACTTCACATTGGACCATCCCTGCCATACCAACCCCACTGGAGCATCAACATGAGCCGCTGGGACATAGGAGGACTACCCAGCTGCCCCCACTGAAACTGGAAAACCCTGCAACCTTCCCACCGCTATCTACAG tatcaTCATATGTATCAAGCAGCCTCCCACAAAGTCAAATCAACATTTGGGGTCCAAGCATCATTCATCCTCAGCCACCACGGAGACTACAGGTCAGAACA GGCAGGGACCGGAGAGATGGGGGTGTCCTCCACTTTTCTACACCCAGCCAGGGGGCACACGGTGGCACCGGCCGCCTGCCGCAG GGAGGTCTCCTGGAGGCACAGATGGTCCTCAGTCAACAGGCccagcagagacagagagcccaCCAGAGACAAGTCAGAGAACAGCGGGAGCACGAGAGGATCTTCTATACAGATAATT TTGGAGCACCAAGCAGCAAAGGGATACATGGTGGACCGACTTTGAGGAAAACCTTACCTTGGATGCTGGACTGGAAGACAGAGAAACAAGGAGATCCAGTTCCCAAACACTTGAACTCTTTAGGGGATAGTGAGAGGGCTAGTAGGTGGGACATGAGGCCCAGGCCTCTGATAGACTGGCAGAGGTGGGACtttggttga
- the LOC118941476 gene encoding uncharacterized protein LOC118941476 isoform X4 has product MGSTGSRSRLSQVAPCHSQTEGDLDQQASHPTSHWTIPAIPTPLEHQHEPLGHRRTTQLPPLKLENPATFPPLSTASHKVKSTFGVQASFILSHHGDYRAGTGEMGVSSTFLHPARGHTVAPAACRREVSWRHRWSSVNRPSRDREPTRDKSENSGSTRGSSIQIILEHQAAKGYMVDRL; this is encoded by the exons ATGGGCTCTACAGGCTCCAGGTCCAGGCTCAGTCAGGTGGCCCCGTGTCACAGTCAGACAGAGGGAGACCTGGACCAGCAGGCCAGTCATCCCACTTCACATTGGACCATCCCTGCCATACCAACCCCACTGGAGCATCAACATGAGCCGCTGGGACATAGGAGGACTACCCAGCTGCCCCCACTGAAACTGGAAAACCCTGCAACCTTCCCACCGCTATCTACAG CCTCCCACAAAGTCAAATCAACATTTGGGGTCCAAGCATCATTCATCCTCAGCCACCACGGAGACTACAG GGCAGGGACCGGAGAGATGGGGGTGTCCTCCACTTTTCTACACCCAGCCAGGGGGCACACGGTGGCACCGGCCGCCTGCCGCAG GGAGGTCTCCTGGAGGCACAGATGGTCCTCAGTCAACAGGCccagcagagacagagagcccaCCAGAGACAAGTCAGAGAACAGCGGGAGCACGAGAGGATCTTCTATACAGATAATT TTGGAGCACCAAGCAGCAAAGGGATACATGGTGGACCGACTTTGA
- the LOC118941476 gene encoding uncharacterized protein LOC118941476 isoform X3, with the protein MGSTGSRSRLSQVAPCHSQTEGDLDQQASHPTSHWTIPAIPTPLEHQHEPLGHRRTTQLPPLKLENPATFPPLSTASHKVKSTFGVQASFILSHHGDYRSEQAGTGEMGVSSTFLHPARGHTVAPAACRREVSWRHRWSSVNRPSRDREPTRDKSENSGSTRGSSIQIILEHQAAKGYMVDRL; encoded by the exons ATGGGCTCTACAGGCTCCAGGTCCAGGCTCAGTCAGGTGGCCCCGTGTCACAGTCAGACAGAGGGAGACCTGGACCAGCAGGCCAGTCATCCCACTTCACATTGGACCATCCCTGCCATACCAACCCCACTGGAGCATCAACATGAGCCGCTGGGACATAGGAGGACTACCCAGCTGCCCCCACTGAAACTGGAAAACCCTGCAACCTTCCCACCGCTATCTACAG CCTCCCACAAAGTCAAATCAACATTTGGGGTCCAAGCATCATTCATCCTCAGCCACCACGGAGACTACAGGTCAGAACA GGCAGGGACCGGAGAGATGGGGGTGTCCTCCACTTTTCTACACCCAGCCAGGGGGCACACGGTGGCACCGGCCGCCTGCCGCAG GGAGGTCTCCTGGAGGCACAGATGGTCCTCAGTCAACAGGCccagcagagacagagagcccaCCAGAGACAAGTCAGAGAACAGCGGGAGCACGAGAGGATCTTCTATACAGATAATT TTGGAGCACCAAGCAGCAAAGGGATACATGGTGGACCGACTTTGA
- the LOC110497894 gene encoding solute carrier family 35 member F4 isoform X2, whose product MKKHSARVAPLSSYSSQVLTCPISEGEEGSESRADTPGSEASGEGTSYQTCANTVLKVLGGLLLVLCVSSSWVGTTQLVQLTFKSFSCPFFVSWFSTNWNILLFPLYYGGHVVTTRDKQTPIQKFRECSRLFGEDGMTLKLFLKRTAPFSILWTLTNYLYLLALRKLTATDVSALYCCHKAFVFLLSWIVLKDRFMGVRIVAAIMAITGIVMMAYADGFHGDSIIGVALAVGSASTSALYKVLFKMFLGSASLGEVAHFLSTMGVFNLIFISFIPLILYFTKVEHWGSLSSLPWGYLCGLAGLWLVFNILVNVGVVLTYPILISIGTLLSVPGNAAVDVLKHEVIFSVVRLAATCIICLGFLLLLLPEEWDSVTLRFLAAFADKKSEEHGEELTESSIHTRSRSRANGTVSIPMA is encoded by the exons ATGAAGAAGCACTCGGCCAGAGTGGCTCCTCTCAGCTCCTACAGCTCCCAGGTCCTCACCTGCCCCATCTCCGAAG GAGAGGAGGGTTCTGAGTCTCGTGCAGACACCCCAGGCAGCGAGGCCAGTGGAGAGGGGACATCGTACCAGACGTGTGCTAACACAGTGCTGAAGGTGCTGGGGGGCCTCCTATTGGTCCTATGTGTGTCCTCCTCCTGGGTGGGCACCACTCAGCTGGTCCAGCTCACCTTCAAGTCCTTCTCCTGCCCCTTCTTCGTCTCCTGGTTCAGCACCAACTGgaacatcctcctcttccctctctactACGGAGGCCATGTGGTCACCACCCGGGACAAGCAAACGCCTATACAGAAATTCAG AGAATGCAGCAGGCTTTTCGGGGAAGATGGGATGACACTCAAGCTGTTCCTGAAGAGGACAGCCCCCTTCTCCATCCTGTGGACCCTGACTAACTACCTGTACCTGCTGGCCCTGAGGAAGCTGACTGCCACTGACGTCTCAGCCCTCTACTGCTGCCACAAGGCCTTCGTCTTCCTGCTGTCATGGATCGTCCTGAAGGACCGCTTCATGGGTGTACGG ATTGTGGCAGCCATAATGGCCATCACAGGCATTGTCATGATGGCATACGCAGATGGTTTCCATGGGGACTCCATCATAGGTGTGGCCTTGGCTGTGGGCTCTGCCTCCACATCGGCTCTCTACAAG GTGCTGTTTAAGATGTTCCTGGGCAGTGCCAGCCTGGGTGAGGTGGCTCACTTCCTCTCCACCATGGGTGTCTTCAATCTCATCTTCATCTCCTTCATCCCCCTCATCCTCTACTTCACCAAAGTGGAGCACTGGGGCTCTCTGTCCTCACTGCCCTGGGGATACCTGTGTGGCCTGGCTGGGCTCTGGCTTG TGTTCAATATCCTGGTTAATGTTGGTGTGGTGCTTACCTACCCCATCCTCATCTCTATAGGGACACTGCTCAGTGTGCCCGGCAATgcag CGGTAGATGTGTTGAAACATGAGGTTATCTTCAGTGTGGTGCGTCTGGCTGCCACCTGCATCATCTGCCTGGgcttcctgctgctgctgcttcctgAGGAGTGGGACTCCGTCACTCTGCGCTTCCTCGCCGCCTTCGCAGACAAGAAGTCTGAGGAGCATGGCGAGGAGCTGACCGAGTCCAGCATCCACACGCGCAGCCGCAGCCGAGCCAATGGCACAGTCTCAATCCCTATGGCATGA